The proteins below come from a single Pandoraea apista genomic window:
- a CDS encoding diphthine--ammonia ligase: protein MPTPAFFSWSGGKDSCLALHHALSCDTTGAPHYDVRRLLAMFDETGDSSRSHGLPRELMQAQANALGIALDVGQAGWREYETAFVARLQAMRADGITHALFGDIDLQPHRDWEEKVCAAAGMTAVLPLWQRERLTLANEFVSLGYRAVIVCVDGRHLGPEFVGREYDATLLADLPSTVDACGENGEFHTFAYDGPRFARPVPWRIERIETIHGPREYGGTPYHRAQIVYAQG, encoded by the coding sequence ATGCCCACACCTGCCTTTTTCTCCTGGAGCGGCGGCAAGGATTCCTGCCTTGCCCTGCACCACGCACTGTCTTGCGACACGACAGGCGCACCGCATTACGACGTGCGGCGTTTGCTGGCAATGTTCGACGAGACCGGCGACAGCTCGCGCTCGCACGGCCTGCCGCGAGAGTTGATGCAAGCGCAGGCAAACGCGCTCGGTATCGCACTCGACGTCGGACAAGCCGGGTGGCGCGAATACGAGACGGCGTTCGTTGCCCGATTGCAGGCCATGCGCGCAGATGGCATTACGCATGCGCTGTTCGGCGATATTGACTTGCAACCGCATCGCGATTGGGAAGAGAAGGTGTGTGCGGCGGCGGGCATGACCGCCGTGCTGCCGCTGTGGCAACGCGAGCGCCTGACACTCGCCAATGAATTCGTCTCGTTAGGCTACCGCGCGGTGATCGTGTGTGTGGACGGACGGCATCTCGGACCGGAATTCGTCGGCCGCGAATACGACGCTACGCTGCTGGCCGACCTTCCGTCGACTGTCGATGCGTGCGGCGAGAACGGCGAGTTCCATACCTTCGCTTACGACGGCCCTCGCTTCGCCCGCCCGGTGCCGTGGCGCATTGAGCGGATCGAGACGATACACGGTCCCCGGGAGTACGGCGGCACGCCATACCACCGCGCGCAAATCGTGTACGCCCAGGGCTAA
- the argB gene encoding acetylglutamate kinase: MSDPQLSSIDDIAPALKAEVLAEAMPYIRKYHGKTVVIKYGGNAMTEERLKQGFARDVILLKLVGINPVVVHGGGPQIDQALKKIGKQGTFIQGMRVTDEETMEVVEWVLGGEVQQDIVMLINQYGGQAVGLTGKDGGLINARKMLMPDREHEGQFLDIGFVGEVDSINPAVVRALQDDAFIPVISPIGVGEDGQAYNINADLVAGKLATVLGAEKLVMMTNIPGVMDREGNLLTDLSAREIDELFADGTISGGMLPKISSALDAAKSGVKSVHIVDGRIEHSVLLEILTEQPFGTMIRSH; the protein is encoded by the coding sequence ATGTCCGATCCGCAACTGTCTTCCATCGACGACATCGCACCTGCTCTCAAGGCCGAAGTGCTGGCTGAGGCGATGCCGTATATCCGCAAGTACCACGGTAAGACCGTGGTGATCAAATATGGCGGCAACGCAATGACCGAAGAGCGTCTGAAGCAAGGCTTCGCGCGCGACGTCATTCTGCTCAAGCTCGTCGGTATCAATCCGGTGGTGGTGCACGGGGGCGGTCCGCAAATCGATCAGGCGCTCAAGAAGATCGGTAAGCAGGGCACGTTCATCCAGGGCATGCGCGTGACCGACGAAGAGACGATGGAAGTGGTCGAGTGGGTGCTCGGCGGCGAAGTCCAGCAAGACATCGTGATGCTGATCAACCAGTACGGCGGTCAGGCGGTGGGTCTTACCGGCAAGGACGGTGGTCTCATCAACGCCCGCAAGATGCTGATGCCGGATCGCGAACATGAAGGCCAGTTCCTCGACATCGGTTTCGTCGGTGAAGTCGACTCGATCAATCCGGCCGTGGTGCGCGCGTTGCAGGACGACGCTTTCATTCCCGTGATCTCGCCGATCGGTGTGGGCGAAGACGGTCAGGCCTACAACATCAATGCCGACCTCGTGGCGGGCAAGCTTGCTACGGTGCTGGGCGCCGAGAAACTGGTGATGATGACCAACATCCCGGGCGTGATGGACCGTGAAGGCAATCTGCTGACCGACCTGTCGGCACGCGAGATCGACGAACTGTTTGCAGACGGCACGATCTCGGGCGGCATGCTGCCGAAGATCTCGTCGGCGCTCGACGCCGCGAAGAGCGGCGTGAAGTCAGTGCACATCGTCGACGGCCGCATCGAGCACTCGGTGTTGCTTGAGATCCTGACGGAGCAGCCGTTCGGCACGATGATCCGCTCGCACTGA
- a CDS encoding cysteine-rich CWC family protein: MATLRHVPDGNRKSGDFRPLSGTQSRVRITPFTYSWTPFSGRFLPHRRSPPDFGASTARLWPANDSVRAVAVAQLAVAGVPAEHWHRRGAVSHDVVSMTDPNPTKPAGVAPDPDPDPDPSRCPKCGAVVTCGALACADNAGNIRCWCLDWPRLPASARLGAGSCLCPDCLRAALAGAGVAIDGTAADPR; the protein is encoded by the coding sequence ATGGCTACCCTTCGTCACGTACCGGACGGCAACCGCAAAAGCGGCGATTTTCGCCCGCTCAGCGGCACACAATCGCGTGTGCGTATCACCCCTTTCACTTATTCCTGGACGCCCTTCAGTGGCCGATTTTTACCGCATCGCCGCTCGCCCCCCGATTTCGGCGCCTCAACCGCCCGCTTGTGGCCGGCCAATGACAGCGTGCGTGCTGTTGCAGTTGCGCAACTCGCGGTCGCTGGTGTCCCGGCAGAACACTGGCACCGTCGCGGCGCCGTCTCTCATGACGTGGTAAGCATGACTGACCCGAACCCCACGAAACCGGCCGGCGTCGCCCCCGATCCTGATCCTGATCCTGATCCGTCACGCTGCCCGAAGTGCGGCGCCGTGGTGACGTGCGGGGCGCTGGCTTGCGCTGACAACGCCGGCAATATCCGGTGCTGGTGCCTTGACTGGCCCCGCCTGCCTGCGTCGGCCCGGCTCGGTGCCGGCAGCTGTCTGTGCCCCGACTGTCTGCGCGCGGCGCTTGCCGGTGCCGGTGTGGCGATCGACGGCACCGCCGCCGATCCCCGTTGA
- a CDS encoding copper chaperone PCu(A)C: MKHKLWVAAALSLGMASAYAQVDVSDAWARGTVPGQTATGVFMTLQAHQATTLVGASTPVAANAEVHEMKLEGTLMKMRALPNGLPLPANQPVQLKPGSYHIMLTDLKAALKKGDTVPLTLRFESADHKKSEQQVQVPVRDLTAGAPAAGGGMAGMAHGAHSQ; encoded by the coding sequence ATGAAGCACAAGCTTTGGGTGGCTGCCGCGCTGAGTCTCGGCATGGCCTCGGCCTATGCGCAGGTGGATGTCTCCGACGCGTGGGCGCGCGGCACCGTGCCCGGCCAGACGGCGACCGGCGTTTTCATGACGTTGCAGGCGCATCAGGCGACTACGCTCGTTGGTGCGAGTACGCCGGTGGCGGCGAACGCCGAAGTGCACGAGATGAAGCTTGAAGGCACGCTCATGAAAATGCGCGCGTTGCCCAACGGCTTGCCGCTGCCGGCCAATCAGCCGGTGCAGCTCAAGCCGGGCAGCTACCACATCATGCTCACGGACCTGAAGGCGGCGCTCAAGAAGGGCGATACCGTCCCGTTGACGTTGCGCTTCGAATCGGCGGATCACAAAAAGTCCGAGCAGCAGGTGCAGGTGCCGGTGCGCGATCTCACGGCGGGTGCGCCTGCGGCGGGCGGCGGCATGGCGGGCATGGCGCACGGCGCGCACAGCCAGTAA